From one Dermacentor variabilis isolate Ectoservices chromosome 3, ASM5094787v1, whole genome shotgun sequence genomic stretch:
- the LOC142573783 gene encoding uncharacterized protein LOC142573783, with translation MENLAQAHKKASTAGTGSAATQCPFYKGLHTFLGNLPMNDRSLVQESFQLDMVERLPEGAEIVASRPASEAPSSPDTVNVEASTSLASTSEASTSQASTPAASSEKSHTRKRRQPTSSIDKVVLLLGRQENRAEKMAKKEYKLSKKTVRLQEEANDLHREMVTIIRQYFESRQERQPDCPDTPE, from the exons ATGGAAAACTTGGCCCAGGCTCACAA AAAGGCAAGCACTGCTGGCACTGGGTCTGCTGCAACTCAGTGCCCATTCTACAAAGGGCTTCACACCTTCCTGGGAAACCTGCCTATGAATGACAGAAGCCTGGTTCAAGAGAGCTTTCAG CTGGACATGGTGGAGCGGCTGCCAGAGGGTGCAGAGATTGTTGCCTCAAGACCGGCATCAGAAGCGCCGAGCAGTCCAGATACCGTAAATGTCGAGGCGTCGACCAGTCTGGCCTCGACCAGTGAGGCATCGACAAGCCAGGCTTCAACACCTGCTGCATCATCAGAGAAAAGTCACACGCGCAAAAGACGACAGCCGACATCATCTATAGATAAAGTTGTGCTGCTTCTAGGAAGGCAGGAAAACCGTGCCGAAAAGATGGCGAAAAAGGAGTACAAGCTATCCAAAAAGACGGTCAGACTCCAGGAGGAGGCCAATGACCTACACCGTGAGATGGTCACCATAATCCGCCAATACTTTGAAAGCCGGCAGGAGCGTCAACCTGACTGCCCAGACACCCCTGAATAA